Proteins from a single region of Paramormyrops kingsleyae isolate MSU_618 chromosome 9, PKINGS_0.4, whole genome shotgun sequence:
- the LOC111851143 gene encoding peptidyl-prolyl cis-trans isomerase FKBP9-like — translation MREIWPSVLYLAQLISTVACNAPTVPLDDIVIEKTFVPEHCDRAVKAGDFVRYHYIGMFPDGKKFDSSYDKGSTYNVFVGRRQLIEGMDKALLDMCVNERRLVKIPPQLAYGKDGYGDIIPPDSVLHFDVLLLDIWNPQDQVEVKTNYKPETCTRTVDVSDFVRYHYNGTLLDGTLFDSSHTRLRTYDTYVGIGWLIAGMDKGLLGMCVGEKRVITMPPFLGYGENGDGSDIPGQASLVFDVVLLDLHNPKDGIMVQPQVVPETCPRKSQEGDYMRYHYNGTLLDGTFFDSSYSRNSTYNTYIGKGYVIAGMDEGLLGVCIGERRRITIPPHLAYGEEGTGTSIPGSAVLVFDILVVDFHNPSDTVQINTSFRPKVCDTHSKKGDFVKYHYNASLMDGTFIDSTYRYGKTYNIVLGAGQVVLGMEMGLQDMCVGEKRTLIIPPHLAYGERGVDGEVPGSAVLAFDIELIDMEEGLPDGYMFVWKENVSPSLFAEMDKNKDAIVEATEFSDYILQQVNEGKGRLAPGFDPHRIIENMFTNQDRDGDGKITENEFKLKADELQEHDEL, via the exons ATGAGAGAGATATGGCCCAGCGTACTTTATTTAGCACAGTTGATAAGCACTGTTGCTTGCAACGCACCAACGGTGCCGTTAGATGACATCGTGATAGAAAAGACTTTCGTCCCGGAGCACTGCGACAGAGCTGTGAAAGCCGGGGACTTTGTCAGGTACCATTACATCGGCATGTTTCCCGACGGGAAAAAGTTCGACTCCAG CTATGACAAAGGCTCAACCTACAATGTGTTTGTGGGCAGAAGGCAGTTGATTGAGGGCATGGACAAGGCTCTTCTGGACATGTGTGTGAACGAGAGGCGTCTGGTCAAGATTCCACCACAGTTGGCCTATGGAAAGGATGGATATG GTGACATCATCCCACCTGACTCTGTGTTGCATTTTGATGTGCTGCTGCTGGATATCTGGAATCCGCAGGACCAGGTCGAGGTGAAGACCAACTACAAGCCTGAGACGTGTACCCGGACTGTAGATGTGTCCGACTTTGTGCGGTACCACTACAATGGCACACTGCTGGACGGTACACTCTTTGACTCTAG CCACACGCGTCTGCGTACGTATGACACCTACGTGGGCATTGGTTGGCTCATTGCCGGCATGGACAAGGGACTGCTGGGTATGTGCGTGGGTGAGAAGCGCGTGATCACCATGCCGCCTTTCCTGGGCTATGGCGAGAATGGAGATG GCAGTGACATCCCAGGCCAGGCCTCACTGGTCTTCGATGTTGTTCTCCTGGACCTTCATAACCCCAAGGATGGCATCATGGTGCAGCCCCAAGTGGTACCTGAGACGTGCCCTCGCAAGAGTCAAGAGGGCGACTATATGAGGTACCACTACAATGGCACCCTGTTGGACGGTACCTTCTTTGACTCCAG CTACTCCCGGAACAGCACCTATAACACATACATTGGGAAAGGCTACGTGATCGCAGGCATGGATGAGGGCCTACTGGGTGTGTGCATTGGGGAGAGGAGGCGAATTACCATCCCACCACATCTGGCCTATGGCGAAGAGGGAACAG GCACCAGTATTCCTGGTTCAGCAGTGCTGGTGTTTGACATCCTTGTGGTGGACTTCCACAACCCCTCAGATACAGTGCAGATCAATACCAGTTTCAGGCCCAAGGTCTGTGATACACATAGCAAGAAGGGCGACTTTGTCAAGTACCACTACAATGCCAGCCTGATGGACGGCACCTTCATCGACTCCAC GTATCGCTATGGGAAGACTTACAACATAGTCCTGGGTGCAGGGCAAGTAGTGCTGGGGATGGAGATGGGCCTGCAGGACATGTGTGTGGGTGAGAAACGCACACTGATCATCCCACCTCATCTGGCCTATGGCGAGAGGGGAGTCG ATGGGGAGGTCCCAGGCAGCGCTGTGCTGGCGTTCGACATCGAGCTGATTGACATGGAAGAGGGGCTTCCCGATGGCTACATGTTTGTGTGGAAGGAGAACGTCTCCCCCAGTCTTTTTGCAGAGATGGATAAGAATAAGGATGCTATAGTGGAAGCCACAGAG TTCTCGGACTACATCCTGCAGCAGGTGAATGAGGGTAAAGGTCGACTTGCCCCTGGCTTCGACCCGCACAGGATCATCGAGAACATGTTCACCAACCAGGACCGCGATGGCGATGGCAAAATTACGGAGAATGAGTTCAAACTGAAGGCCGATGAGCTACAAGAGCATGATGAACTTTAG
- the LOC111851137 gene encoding uncharacterized protein isoform X18 — translation MINGFSATAMQPGIIAKTRGLQAPGIIAKTQGLQAPDPDSKAEKEIPTQAYKTMWNHLNSKLRRQPVIGLRAIVEYHEDNQAPYMMCEACAARIPQGFIVGHLISAEHRYKYIKSLHPKLINGWKDDPDFSEYQDALEEKAKYLEMKEGLGDIQIMKKGKAGFELVVLPSSGKYQMHGWIGPKTSVKNLPTKREHEDQMHGWAGPKTSAKNLTIKKEHEAVIVKEEHVEHHVIHQLPASHTGSADSHLAVQQNSCPYYGMTNRTEPVAAEGTWPKLGPCRQSLRSAFASKYLSGKWTKRIVGLRAVVECQAAKVPPFYVCNVCRVRFSSCDVFNHVQSNSHCCSYIRSRYPHLMEKFGVGVKPIKPIILRSIAKELCRTESVGDTLVIKLDLPTYQKLQKISTREAMNELQIMLKNQDYLHDAGNLKKTADAFQGQMKVEERALPAATQRAEVSSAKTQNPALSPVRGQVTRPPAEDRAENVQTKDPHMPVVGKTLPGPAEDIKMASDSEREAFGPGCWAMLARHLGKFDMKKVITREEVTSKHFILPASVVDPQFLRIKKTGAPMDESHLAKFMLPFLSGKALPVVGLGKIVECRSFKEPTFYLCLSCSLKLEKANICGHIVHWHHQYCYMRLEHPHLLKGCDEGSSVVNTTYLVKLAQALMSTEGMGRAQVKKLDRNLYQKVAPACFDTALEKLKIQRDQLQGELQPQMTSRPRLGLSRRYQSSGSSHLKYPSQIQEDETSLKNYLASWCHLIVTNLFQTHTHKGADGVQQKALLGKRTLQERLSSLREDPCVLGSV, via the exons ATGATAAATGGTTTCTCGGCTACAG CCATGCAGCCAGGGATCATAGCAAAGACTCGAGGACTACAAGCACCAGGGATCATAGCAAAGACGCAAGGACTACAAGCACCTGATCCAGATTCTAAAG CAGAAAAAGAAATCCCCACCCAGGCATACAAGACCATGTGGAACCACCTTAACAGCAAATTGAGAAGACAACCAGTCATAG GTCTTAGAGCTATTGTGGAGTACCATGAAGATAACCAGGCTCCCTACATGATGTGTGAGGCTTGTGCAGCACGGATACCACAAGGGTTTATTGTTGGGCACCTGATTAGCGCAGAACATCGGTACAAGTACATT AAATCTCTACATCCGAAACTGATCAATGGCTGGAAGGATGACCCAGATTTCTCAGAGTATCAGGATGCTCTTGAGGAGAAGGCTAAATACCTAGAGATGAAAGAGGGGCTAGGGGACATCCAG ATAATGAAAAAAGGGAAGGCTGGTTTTGAACTAGTGGTTCTGCCGTCTTCTGGCAAAT ACCAGATGCATGGGTGGATAGGCCCAAAAACATCTGTTAAAAATCTACCAACAAAAAGAGAGCATGAAG ACCAGATGCATGGCTGGGCAGGCccaaaaacatctgctaaaaaTCTAACAATAAAAAAAGAGCATGAAG CAGTCATTGTGAAAGAGGAACATGTGGAGCATCATGTAATCCATCAGTTACCTGCCTCACACACTGGGAGTGCTGACAGCCACTTGG CTGTTCAGCAGAACTCCTGTCCATACTATGGGATGACTAACAGAACGGAGCCTGTGGCTG CAGAAGGCACTTGGCCCAAATTGGGTCCATGCAGACAATCTCTCCGATCAGCTTTTGCCTCCAAATACCTGAGTGGCAAATGGACAAAAAGGATTGTTG GTTTGAGAGCTGTGGTTGAATGCCAAGCTGCTAAGGTGCCTCCTTTTTATGTCTGCAACGTCTGCCGTGTCAGATTCTCCTCCTGTGACGTCTTCAACCATGTTCAGAGCAACTCTCACTGCTGCTCTTATATT AGATCACGGTACCCTCACCTCATGGAGAAATTTGGAGTTGGGGTAAAACCCATCAAGCCAATTATCCTTCGTTCCATTGCCAAGGAGCTGTGTAGGACTGAGAGTGTGGGAGATACTCTG GTGATAAAGCTCGACCTACCCACCTACCAGAAACTACAGAAAATTTCGACCAGGGAAG CTATGAATGAACTACAGATTATGTTGAAGAAccaggattacctccatgatgCTGGGAACCTAAAGAAGACAGCAG ACGCATTCCAGGGACAGATGAAGGTGGAGGAAAGAGCTCTACCTGCAGCTACCCAAAGAG CTGAAGTGAGCAGTGCTAAGACGCAAAACCCAGCACTTTCACCAGTACGAGGTCAAGTGACACGCCCACCTGCAGAAGACCGGGCTGAAAATGTACAAACCAAAGATCCACACATGCCTGTAGTGGGGAAGACATTACCAGGACCTGCAGAAGATATAAAGATGG CCAGTGATTCAGAGAGGGAAGCCTTTGGTCCAGGCTGCTGGGCAATGTTAGCCCGGCATCTTGGAAAATTTGATATGAAGAAAG TAATCACCAGAGAGGAGGTCACCTCTAAACATTTCATCCTCCCAGCTTCTGTTGTGGACCCCCAGTTCCTCCGGATAAAAAAGA CTGGAGCTCCGATGGATGAGAGCCACCTGGCCAAGTTCATGCTGCCCTTCCTGAGTGGGAAAGCCCTCCCCGTCGTTG GGCTTGGGAAGATCGTGGAGTGTCGCAGTTTCAAAGAGCCCACTTTCTACTTATGCCTAAGCTGTTCCCTAAAGCTGGAAAAGGCCAACATTTGTGGACACATTGTTCACTGGCATCACCAGTATTGTTACATG AGATTGGAACATCCCCATCTCCTGAAAGGCTGTGATGAGGGGTCCAGTGTGGTGAACACCACATACCTGGTGAAGCTTGCGCAGGCTTTGATGAGCACAGAGGGCATGGGCCGCGCCCAG GTCAAAAAGCTGGATAGAAACTTGTACCAGAAGGTGGCGCCAGCCTGCTTTGACACTG ccctggagaagctgaagatCCAGAGAGATCAACTCCAGGGTGAACTGCAGCCCCAGATGACCTCTAGACCAAGGCTGGGT TTGAGCCGCAGATATCAGTCCAGTGGCAGCAGTCATCTAAAGTACCCATCCCAGATCCAGGAGGACGAAACAAGCCTCAAGAATTATCTG GCTTCTTGGTGCCATTTAATTGTCACTAATCTttttcaaacacacacacacaaaggagcAGATGGTGTGCAGCAAAAGGCTTTATTAGGAAAGCGGACCCTGCAGGAACGTTTGTCTAGCTTAAGGGAAGACCCTTGTGTGCTGG
- the LOC111851137 gene encoding uncharacterized protein isoform X19: MINGFSATAMQPGIIAKTRGLQAPGIIAKTQGLQAPDPDSKAEKEIPTQAYKTMWNHLNSKLRRQPVIGLRAIVEYHEDNQAPYMMCEACAARIPQGFIVGHLISAEHRYKYIKSLHPKLINGWKDDPDFSEYQDALEEKAKYLEMKEGLGDIQIMKKGKAGFELVVLPSSGKYQMHGWIGPKTSVKNLPTKREHEDQMHGWAGPKTSAKNLTIKKEHEAVIVKEEHVEHHVIHQLPASHTGSADSHLAVQQNSCPYYGMTNRTEPVAAEGTWPKLGPCRQSLRSAFASKYLSGKWTKRIVGLRAVVECQAAKVPPFYVCNVCRVRFSSCDVFNHVQSNSHCCSYIRSRYPHLMEKFGVGVKPIKPIILRSIAKELCRTESVGDTLVIKLDLPTYQKLQKISTREAMNELQIMLKNQDYLHDAGNLKKTADAFQGQMKVEERALPAATQRAEVSSAKTQNPALSPVRGQVTRPPAEDRAENVQTKDPHMPVVGKTLPGPAEDIKMASDSEREAFGPGCWAMLARHLGKFDMKKVITREEVTSKHFILPASVVDPQFLRIKKTGAPMDESHLAKFMLPFLSGKALPVVGLGKIVECRSFKEPTFYLCLSCSLKLEKANICGHIVHWHHQYCYMRLEHPHLLKGCDEGSSVVNTTYLVKLAQALMSTEGMGRAQVKKLDRNLYQKVAPACFDTALEKLKIQRDQLQGELQPQMTSRPRLGLSRRYQSSGSSHLKYPSQIQEDETSLKNYLASWCHLIVTNLFQTHTHKGADGVQQKALLGKRTLQERLSSLREDPCVLD, encoded by the exons ATGATAAATGGTTTCTCGGCTACAG CCATGCAGCCAGGGATCATAGCAAAGACTCGAGGACTACAAGCACCAGGGATCATAGCAAAGACGCAAGGACTACAAGCACCTGATCCAGATTCTAAAG CAGAAAAAGAAATCCCCACCCAGGCATACAAGACCATGTGGAACCACCTTAACAGCAAATTGAGAAGACAACCAGTCATAG GTCTTAGAGCTATTGTGGAGTACCATGAAGATAACCAGGCTCCCTACATGATGTGTGAGGCTTGTGCAGCACGGATACCACAAGGGTTTATTGTTGGGCACCTGATTAGCGCAGAACATCGGTACAAGTACATT AAATCTCTACATCCGAAACTGATCAATGGCTGGAAGGATGACCCAGATTTCTCAGAGTATCAGGATGCTCTTGAGGAGAAGGCTAAATACCTAGAGATGAAAGAGGGGCTAGGGGACATCCAG ATAATGAAAAAAGGGAAGGCTGGTTTTGAACTAGTGGTTCTGCCGTCTTCTGGCAAAT ACCAGATGCATGGGTGGATAGGCCCAAAAACATCTGTTAAAAATCTACCAACAAAAAGAGAGCATGAAG ACCAGATGCATGGCTGGGCAGGCccaaaaacatctgctaaaaaTCTAACAATAAAAAAAGAGCATGAAG CAGTCATTGTGAAAGAGGAACATGTGGAGCATCATGTAATCCATCAGTTACCTGCCTCACACACTGGGAGTGCTGACAGCCACTTGG CTGTTCAGCAGAACTCCTGTCCATACTATGGGATGACTAACAGAACGGAGCCTGTGGCTG CAGAAGGCACTTGGCCCAAATTGGGTCCATGCAGACAATCTCTCCGATCAGCTTTTGCCTCCAAATACCTGAGTGGCAAATGGACAAAAAGGATTGTTG GTTTGAGAGCTGTGGTTGAATGCCAAGCTGCTAAGGTGCCTCCTTTTTATGTCTGCAACGTCTGCCGTGTCAGATTCTCCTCCTGTGACGTCTTCAACCATGTTCAGAGCAACTCTCACTGCTGCTCTTATATT AGATCACGGTACCCTCACCTCATGGAGAAATTTGGAGTTGGGGTAAAACCCATCAAGCCAATTATCCTTCGTTCCATTGCCAAGGAGCTGTGTAGGACTGAGAGTGTGGGAGATACTCTG GTGATAAAGCTCGACCTACCCACCTACCAGAAACTACAGAAAATTTCGACCAGGGAAG CTATGAATGAACTACAGATTATGTTGAAGAAccaggattacctccatgatgCTGGGAACCTAAAGAAGACAGCAG ACGCATTCCAGGGACAGATGAAGGTGGAGGAAAGAGCTCTACCTGCAGCTACCCAAAGAG CTGAAGTGAGCAGTGCTAAGACGCAAAACCCAGCACTTTCACCAGTACGAGGTCAAGTGACACGCCCACCTGCAGAAGACCGGGCTGAAAATGTACAAACCAAAGATCCACACATGCCTGTAGTGGGGAAGACATTACCAGGACCTGCAGAAGATATAAAGATGG CCAGTGATTCAGAGAGGGAAGCCTTTGGTCCAGGCTGCTGGGCAATGTTAGCCCGGCATCTTGGAAAATTTGATATGAAGAAAG TAATCACCAGAGAGGAGGTCACCTCTAAACATTTCATCCTCCCAGCTTCTGTTGTGGACCCCCAGTTCCTCCGGATAAAAAAGA CTGGAGCTCCGATGGATGAGAGCCACCTGGCCAAGTTCATGCTGCCCTTCCTGAGTGGGAAAGCCCTCCCCGTCGTTG GGCTTGGGAAGATCGTGGAGTGTCGCAGTTTCAAAGAGCCCACTTTCTACTTATGCCTAAGCTGTTCCCTAAAGCTGGAAAAGGCCAACATTTGTGGACACATTGTTCACTGGCATCACCAGTATTGTTACATG AGATTGGAACATCCCCATCTCCTGAAAGGCTGTGATGAGGGGTCCAGTGTGGTGAACACCACATACCTGGTGAAGCTTGCGCAGGCTTTGATGAGCACAGAGGGCATGGGCCGCGCCCAG GTCAAAAAGCTGGATAGAAACTTGTACCAGAAGGTGGCGCCAGCCTGCTTTGACACTG ccctggagaagctgaagatCCAGAGAGATCAACTCCAGGGTGAACTGCAGCCCCAGATGACCTCTAGACCAAGGCTGGGT TTGAGCCGCAGATATCAGTCCAGTGGCAGCAGTCATCTAAAGTACCCATCCCAGATCCAGGAGGACGAAACAAGCCTCAAGAATTATCTG GCTTCTTGGTGCCATTTAATTGTCACTAATCTttttcaaacacacacacacaaaggagcAGATGGTGTGCAGCAAAAGGCTTTATTAGGAAAGCGGACCCTGCAGGAACGTTTGTCTAGCTTAAGGGAAGACCCTTGTGTGCTGG ACTGA
- the LOC111851137 gene encoding uncharacterized protein isoform X20, translating to MINGFSATAMQPGIIAKTRGLQAPGIIAKTQGLQAPDPDSKAEKEIPTQAYKTMWNHLNSKLRRQPVIGLRAIVEYHEDNQAPYMMCEACAARIPQGFIVGHLISAEHRYKYIKSLHPKLINGWKDDPDFSEYQDALEEKAKYLEMKEGLGDIQIMKKGKAGFELVVLPSSGKYQMHGWIGPKTSVKNLPTKREHEDQMHGWAGPKTSAKNLTIKKEHEAVIVKEEHVEHHVIHQLPASHTGSADSHLAVQQNSCPYYGMTNRTEPVAAEGTWPKLGPCRQSLRSAFASKYLSGKWTKRIVGLRAVVECQAAKVPPFYVCNVCRVRFSSCDVFNHVQSNSHCCSYIRSRYPHLMEKFGVGVKPIKPIILRSIAKELCRTESVGDTLVIKLDLPTYQKLQKISTREAMNELQIMLKNQDYLHDAGNLKKTADAFQGQMKVEERALPAATQRAEVSSAKTQNPALSPVRGQVTRPPAEDRAENVQTKDPHMPVVGKTLPGPAEDIKMASDSEREAFGPGCWAMLARHLGKFDMKKVITREEVTSKHFILPASVVDPQFLRIKKTGAPMDESHLAKFMLPFLSGKALPVVGLGKIVECRSFKEPTFYLCLSCSLKLEKANICGHIVHWHHQYCYMRLEHPHLLKGCDEGSSVVNTTYLVKLAQALMSTEGMGRAQVKKLDRNLYQKVAPACFDTALEKLKIQRDQLQGELQPQMTSRPRLVEPQISVQWQQSSKVPIPDPGGRNKPQELSGADGVQQKALLGKRTLQERLSSLREDPCVLD from the exons ATGATAAATGGTTTCTCGGCTACAG CCATGCAGCCAGGGATCATAGCAAAGACTCGAGGACTACAAGCACCAGGGATCATAGCAAAGACGCAAGGACTACAAGCACCTGATCCAGATTCTAAAG CAGAAAAAGAAATCCCCACCCAGGCATACAAGACCATGTGGAACCACCTTAACAGCAAATTGAGAAGACAACCAGTCATAG GTCTTAGAGCTATTGTGGAGTACCATGAAGATAACCAGGCTCCCTACATGATGTGTGAGGCTTGTGCAGCACGGATACCACAAGGGTTTATTGTTGGGCACCTGATTAGCGCAGAACATCGGTACAAGTACATT AAATCTCTACATCCGAAACTGATCAATGGCTGGAAGGATGACCCAGATTTCTCAGAGTATCAGGATGCTCTTGAGGAGAAGGCTAAATACCTAGAGATGAAAGAGGGGCTAGGGGACATCCAG ATAATGAAAAAAGGGAAGGCTGGTTTTGAACTAGTGGTTCTGCCGTCTTCTGGCAAAT ACCAGATGCATGGGTGGATAGGCCCAAAAACATCTGTTAAAAATCTACCAACAAAAAGAGAGCATGAAG ACCAGATGCATGGCTGGGCAGGCccaaaaacatctgctaaaaaTCTAACAATAAAAAAAGAGCATGAAG CAGTCATTGTGAAAGAGGAACATGTGGAGCATCATGTAATCCATCAGTTACCTGCCTCACACACTGGGAGTGCTGACAGCCACTTGG CTGTTCAGCAGAACTCCTGTCCATACTATGGGATGACTAACAGAACGGAGCCTGTGGCTG CAGAAGGCACTTGGCCCAAATTGGGTCCATGCAGACAATCTCTCCGATCAGCTTTTGCCTCCAAATACCTGAGTGGCAAATGGACAAAAAGGATTGTTG GTTTGAGAGCTGTGGTTGAATGCCAAGCTGCTAAGGTGCCTCCTTTTTATGTCTGCAACGTCTGCCGTGTCAGATTCTCCTCCTGTGACGTCTTCAACCATGTTCAGAGCAACTCTCACTGCTGCTCTTATATT AGATCACGGTACCCTCACCTCATGGAGAAATTTGGAGTTGGGGTAAAACCCATCAAGCCAATTATCCTTCGTTCCATTGCCAAGGAGCTGTGTAGGACTGAGAGTGTGGGAGATACTCTG GTGATAAAGCTCGACCTACCCACCTACCAGAAACTACAGAAAATTTCGACCAGGGAAG CTATGAATGAACTACAGATTATGTTGAAGAAccaggattacctccatgatgCTGGGAACCTAAAGAAGACAGCAG ACGCATTCCAGGGACAGATGAAGGTGGAGGAAAGAGCTCTACCTGCAGCTACCCAAAGAG CTGAAGTGAGCAGTGCTAAGACGCAAAACCCAGCACTTTCACCAGTACGAGGTCAAGTGACACGCCCACCTGCAGAAGACCGGGCTGAAAATGTACAAACCAAAGATCCACACATGCCTGTAGTGGGGAAGACATTACCAGGACCTGCAGAAGATATAAAGATGG CCAGTGATTCAGAGAGGGAAGCCTTTGGTCCAGGCTGCTGGGCAATGTTAGCCCGGCATCTTGGAAAATTTGATATGAAGAAAG TAATCACCAGAGAGGAGGTCACCTCTAAACATTTCATCCTCCCAGCTTCTGTTGTGGACCCCCAGTTCCTCCGGATAAAAAAGA CTGGAGCTCCGATGGATGAGAGCCACCTGGCCAAGTTCATGCTGCCCTTCCTGAGTGGGAAAGCCCTCCCCGTCGTTG GGCTTGGGAAGATCGTGGAGTGTCGCAGTTTCAAAGAGCCCACTTTCTACTTATGCCTAAGCTGTTCCCTAAAGCTGGAAAAGGCCAACATTTGTGGACACATTGTTCACTGGCATCACCAGTATTGTTACATG AGATTGGAACATCCCCATCTCCTGAAAGGCTGTGATGAGGGGTCCAGTGTGGTGAACACCACATACCTGGTGAAGCTTGCGCAGGCTTTGATGAGCACAGAGGGCATGGGCCGCGCCCAG GTCAAAAAGCTGGATAGAAACTTGTACCAGAAGGTGGCGCCAGCCTGCTTTGACACTG ccctggagaagctgaagatCCAGAGAGATCAACTCCAGGGTGAACTGCAGCCCCAGATGACCTCTAGACCAAGGCTGG TTGAGCCGCAGATATCAGTCCAGTGGCAGCAGTCATCTAAAGTACCCATCCCAGATCCAGGAGGACGAAACAAGCCTCAAGAATTATCTG gagcAGATGGTGTGCAGCAAAAGGCTTTATTAGGAAAGCGGACCCTGCAGGAACGTTTGTCTAGCTTAAGGGAAGACCCTTGTGTGCTGG ACTGA